GGAAGAACGTGATGGCTTCGAAGTTCTCATGTCTGTTTCTGGAATTGGACCAAGACTCGCCCTCGCAGCTATTGACACCGTTGGGCTGGATGATTTGCGCAGTGGCGTAGCATCAGGCGACTTGGCGCTGCTTACACGGATACCGGGCGTCGGAAAGAAGACGGCGCAGCGTATGGTTCTGGAAATCGGTGACAAGTTGGGTTTGCCAGCGGATACTGCAGGCGGAGGCTCTTCTGGTTCAACCACGACTAGTACGCTGCGGGAACCTGTTGCAGCAGCCCTTGAGCAGTTAGGGTGGCCACGTGCCATCGCAGAACGTACGCTAAATGAACTCTCGGGTGAGTTTACAAGTGTTGAAGAAATGTTGCGTGGCGCCCTAGCGGTTTTGGGGGCTCAGCGTGGCTTCTAATATCGATGACTTCGACTACTTGAACACACCGGCTGAGGAACCTGAAGTAAGCCGGATCATTGCTCCGGACAGTGATGAGATAGAAAGGGCAGCCGAAGCCGCGCTGCGCCCTCGTTCCCTCAACGAGTTCATTGGTCAACCTGCTGTTCGCCGCCAGTTGAGTGTTGTGCTCGATGCGGCGCGCGGGCGTGGGGAGCCAGCGGATCACGTTCTCCTAGTAGGTCCACCTGGCCTGGGAAAGACCACACTCGCGATGATCATTGCCTCCGAAATGGGGGCGTCACTGCGTCTCACTTCAGGTCCCGCTATTCAGCACGCCGGCGACCTCGCGTCGATTCTGTCGGCGCTTCAGCCCGGGGACCTGCTCTTTATTGATGAGATCCACCGTTTGGCGCGGACTGCCCAGGAAATGCTCTACATGGCGATGGAAGATTTCAGGGTTGACATCATTGTTGGCAAGGGGCCCGGTGCCACTTCCATTCCGCTCACCCTGCCGAGATTCACGGTCGTTGGTGCTACAACAAGATCTGGCATGCTACCGGCCCCCCTCAGGGACCGGTTTGGGTACACCGCCCACCTTGAGTTCTATTCGGTAGCCGATCTCCAGGCAGTGGTCGGTCGCAGTGCTTCCCTTTTGGGTGCAAAGCTGGAGTCGGGGGCAGGAAATGAGATTGCTCGTCGTTCGCGGGGGACACCACGTATTGCGAACCGCTTGCTACGCCGCGTTACAGACTATGCACAGGTAGCAGGCGAGCTGACCGTCTCTCAAAAGAGTGCGTCCAATGCGCTTGAACTCTTCGAAGTGGATGCGCTTGGACTCGATCGTTTGGACCGTGCCGTCCTAGAAGCCATGTGCCGTATGTATGGCGGGGGGCCCGTAGGCCTGTCAACGTTGGCCCACACGGTCGGGGAAGAGGCTGAGACACTCGAGACAGTGGCAGAGCCCTATCTGGTACGGCACGGCTTTATCGTTCGCACTTCACGTGGCAGGGTTGCGACACAGAAAACCTGGGCTCACCTAGGTCTAGTCCCGCCGGAACCGGATGCCCTTTTTGGCGCATAGCTGATTTTTGTGAGGTTTACTAGTTAGTTGCGGCATAGAGGGTCCGCCCAGGTTACGTAAACCACAATCTGTCCCCTAGACTTTGTGAGCATTGCAATCGATGGAAAGAAGGTCCCCCGTGGAGATCCTGTTGTTCATGGCAGTACTTGTTGGCGGCATGTTCGTAATGAACTCCTTTGCCAAGAAGTCGCAGAAGAAGCGCCAGGATGAAGCAGAGAAGACCATGTCCGAACTCATGGTTCCGGGGGCCTGGGTACAGACGTACTCCGGCTTTTTTGGACGTTTTGTCGATACTGATGGCGACGTCATCATCCTCGAGACTCCCAGTGGGGAAGAAACCTACTGGTTGCGTGCTGCTATCCGTGCAGTAACCGACCCCCCTTTCGAGACCTTGGGTGAGTCAGAAGACGATATTGAGGTAGATGTACTGCAGATCGAGTCCGACGTTGATGGCACGGACGAATCAGAGCAGCTTGACGGTGTCGTCGATTTGGATGGTGAGGTCGCAACCGAGCCAACTGAAGAGTCAAACAAGTAAGAATTTAGTTAAACCGCGCAGATAAAGGTTCCACTACCTTGGCAACAAAAAAGAATCGGCCGGGCAGAACCCTGCTCTCCATGCTTATCGTTACAGCGATCGCAGTGGGAGCACTGGTTATTGGCCATTTCACGCAGGGGGCCGGCTTTACCCCGAAACTCGCCCTCGACCTTGAGGGCGGGACGCAGATCATTCTGACTCCCAAGCTTGAAGAAGGCGCCGATGCACGTTCTGTGACAGCAGATGACATGAATGAAGCAATCGCAATCATTCGTCAACGAGTCGATGCGTCTGGAGTAGCAGAAGCGGAAATCTCGACACTGGGCTCGAACAACATCGTTGTTGCGATTCCCGGGGACACTGACGAGTCGATTCTGAATCTAGTTCGCACCTCAGCAACCATGCGTTTCCGTCCGGTTCTGACCACAGGTAGCCCCCTTCCCCTCGATTTGTCGCAAGTTCCCCAGAGTGAAACGGAACTGGCCGCGATGTCTTTGGAGGAGCTCGCGAACAGCCT
This genomic stretch from Schaalia sp. JY-X169 harbors:
- the ruvA gene encoding Holliday junction branch migration protein RuvA, whose protein sequence is MISSLTGTVGIRSADWVQIVVAGVGFRVEIPKSLQITSEEVTLQTSLIVREDSLTLFGFTTTEERDGFEVLMSVSGIGPRLALAAIDTVGLDDLRSGVASGDLALLTRIPGVGKKTAQRMVLEIGDKLGLPADTAGGGSSGSTTTSTLREPVAAALEQLGWPRAIAERTLNELSGEFTSVEEMLRGALAVLGAQRGF
- the ruvB gene encoding Holliday junction branch migration DNA helicase RuvB; protein product: MNTPAEEPEVSRIIAPDSDEIERAAEAALRPRSLNEFIGQPAVRRQLSVVLDAARGRGEPADHVLLVGPPGLGKTTLAMIIASEMGASLRLTSGPAIQHAGDLASILSALQPGDLLFIDEIHRLARTAQEMLYMAMEDFRVDIIVGKGPGATSIPLTLPRFTVVGATTRSGMLPAPLRDRFGYTAHLEFYSVADLQAVVGRSASLLGAKLESGAGNEIARRSRGTPRIANRLLRRVTDYAQVAGELTVSQKSASNALELFEVDALGLDRLDRAVLEAMCRMYGGGPVGLSTLAHTVGEEAETLETVAEPYLVRHGFIVRTSRGRVATQKTWAHLGLVPPEPDALFGA
- the yajC gene encoding preprotein translocase subunit YajC, which encodes MEILLFMAVLVGGMFVMNSFAKKSQKKRQDEAEKTMSELMVPGAWVQTYSGFFGRFVDTDGDVIILETPSGEETYWLRAAIRAVTDPPFETLGESEDDIEVDVLQIESDVDGTDESEQLDGVVDLDGEVATEPTEESNK